A window of the Kosakonia radicincitans DSM 16656 genome harbors these coding sequences:
- the uca gene encoding urea carboxylase: protein MFTKLLIANRGAIACRILRTLRAMQIGGVAVYSDADISSLHIREADEAISLGDGPAAGTYLVTEKIIAAARESGAQAIHPGYGFLSENAAFAEACEAAGIAFVGPTPAQLRVFGLKHTARALAKKQGVPMLEGTELLADVDEALRAAEIVGYPVMLKSTAGGGGIGMRVCTTAAELHDAFDAVVRLGKNNFSDAGVFIEKYIARARHLEVQIFGDGAGEVIALGVRDCSVQRRNQKVLEETPAPNLPAGMEEALCSAAIKLGKAVNYRSAGTVEFVYDSEAKRFYFLEVNTRLQVEHGVTEQVWGVDLVGWMIALAAGELPPLAQLRDSLTPSGHAIQARVYAEDPGRQFQPSPGLLTDVAFPTDDRRTLRIDSWVESGCEVPPFFDPMLAKIIAWQPTREAAVHALHDALGATRLYGVETNRTYLQQILTFAPFACGEPWTRCLEGLTYQAYTLEVLSAGTQTTVQDHPGRVGYWAVGVPPSGPMDSRALRLGNRLLGNNDNAAALEITLSGPTLKFNCDAQAVVTGADIALTLDGEPLAMNRIFMLRAGMTLHIGDISGDGVRSYLCLRGGFQVPEYLGSKSTFTLGQFGGHAGRALRTGDVLHLAPLTAPCRETALPQVLHTPLSPVRELRVIYGPHGAPEYFTPAYMATFLATDWEVHFNSSRTGVRLIGPKPEWVRDSGGEAGLHPSNIHDNPYAIGAVDFTGDMPVILGPDGPSLGGFVCPVTIIEADLPAVGQLKAGDKVRFIPVDIATARRLAQAQEAQIASLTPQEVVWQPVALASPIVLNCGEADKRLVARLSGDTHLLLEIGEPELDLVLRFRAHALMQALEALALPGVIDLTPGIRSLQIHYQPEALGLAQLLETVAGLWQGVCERQDLDVPSRIVWLPLSWDDPACQKAIDKYMTTVRRDAPWCPSNLEFIRRINDLANIDEVYKTVFDASYLVMGLGDVYLGAPVATPLDPRHRLVTTKYNPARTWTAENSVGIGGAYLCVYGMEGPGGYQFVGRTLQMWNRYHTVADFAGKPWLLRFFDQIRFYPVSADELLTIRRDFPLGRYPLRIEHTTLKLAEYQQFLADEAQSIAAFRAQQQGAFAAERDRWIASGQAHFDSSEALAEEGEDAPLQPGQQGIDSPISGNLWQVNVTPGSQVRAGDVLVVLESMKMEIPLLAAHDGVVSQVRVQPGSSVRAGQCVVVLEKTA from the coding sequence ATGTTTACGAAACTCCTGATCGCCAACCGCGGGGCGATTGCCTGCCGCATCCTGCGCACCTTGCGTGCCATGCAGATTGGCGGCGTTGCCGTCTATTCCGATGCCGATATCAGCAGCCTGCATATCCGCGAGGCCGACGAAGCGATTAGCCTCGGCGATGGCCCGGCAGCAGGCACCTATCTGGTGACGGAAAAAATCATTGCCGCCGCCCGCGAGAGCGGGGCACAGGCTATTCATCCCGGCTATGGTTTCCTCTCTGAAAACGCGGCCTTTGCCGAAGCTTGCGAAGCGGCGGGCATTGCCTTTGTTGGCCCTACGCCTGCGCAACTGCGCGTTTTCGGCCTGAAACATACCGCCCGCGCGCTGGCGAAAAAACAGGGGGTGCCAATGCTGGAAGGCACCGAACTGCTGGCGGATGTGGATGAAGCGCTGCGCGCCGCAGAAATCGTCGGTTACCCGGTGATGCTGAAAAGCACGGCGGGTGGCGGTGGTATTGGGATGCGCGTCTGCACGACGGCCGCTGAATTACACGACGCATTCGACGCGGTGGTGCGGCTGGGGAAAAACAACTTCAGCGACGCGGGGGTCTTTATTGAGAAGTACATCGCCCGCGCCCGCCATCTGGAAGTGCAGATCTTCGGCGATGGCGCAGGTGAGGTGATTGCCCTTGGCGTGCGCGATTGTTCCGTGCAGCGTCGTAACCAGAAAGTGCTGGAAGAGACGCCTGCGCCAAATCTGCCTGCGGGCATGGAAGAAGCGCTGTGCAGCGCGGCCATTAAGCTCGGCAAAGCGGTCAACTACCGCAGCGCGGGCACGGTGGAGTTTGTCTACGACAGCGAAGCTAAACGGTTTTACTTCCTCGAAGTGAACACCCGTTTGCAGGTTGAGCACGGCGTGACCGAGCAGGTGTGGGGCGTCGATCTGGTGGGCTGGATGATTGCGCTCGCCGCCGGAGAACTGCCGCCGCTGGCGCAGCTTCGCGACAGCCTGACACCCAGCGGCCACGCGATTCAGGCGCGGGTTTATGCGGAAGATCCTGGCCGCCAGTTCCAGCCATCTCCCGGTTTACTGACTGACGTGGCATTTCCGACGGACGATCGCCGGACATTGCGTATCGATAGCTGGGTGGAATCCGGCTGTGAAGTGCCGCCGTTCTTCGACCCGATGCTGGCGAAAATCATCGCCTGGCAGCCCACGCGTGAGGCGGCGGTGCATGCGCTGCACGACGCGCTGGGCGCAACCCGTTTATACGGCGTGGAGACTAACCGCACCTATTTACAGCAGATCTTAACCTTTGCCCCGTTCGCCTGCGGTGAACCCTGGACGCGCTGCCTTGAAGGGCTGACGTATCAGGCGTATACGCTGGAGGTGCTGAGCGCCGGGACGCAAACCACCGTGCAGGATCACCCCGGGCGCGTGGGATACTGGGCGGTGGGTGTGCCGCCATCCGGCCCGATGGACAGCCGCGCGCTGCGTCTTGGCAACCGTCTGCTGGGCAATAATGACAACGCGGCGGCACTGGAGATCACTCTGAGCGGCCCGACGCTGAAATTTAACTGCGATGCACAGGCGGTTGTCACCGGGGCGGATATTGCGCTAACGCTCGATGGCGAGCCGCTGGCGATGAACCGTATCTTCATGCTGCGGGCGGGGATGACGCTGCACATCGGCGACATCAGCGGTGACGGTGTGCGCAGTTATCTCTGCTTGCGTGGGGGATTCCAGGTGCCGGAGTACCTGGGCAGCAAAAGCACCTTCACGCTGGGGCAATTTGGCGGCCATGCCGGGCGCGCGCTGCGTACCGGCGACGTGCTGCATCTGGCACCGTTAACGGCACCATGCCGCGAAACGGCGCTACCGCAGGTGTTGCATACGCCGCTTTCCCCGGTGCGTGAGCTGCGGGTGATTTATGGCCCGCACGGCGCGCCGGAGTACTTCACCCCGGCGTATATGGCGACCTTTTTGGCGACCGACTGGGAAGTGCATTTCAACTCCAGCCGCACCGGCGTGCGCCTGATCGGCCCGAAACCGGAGTGGGTGCGCGACAGCGGCGGCGAAGCCGGGCTGCATCCCTCCAATATTCACGACAACCCGTATGCCATCGGTGCGGTGGATTTTACCGGCGACATGCCGGTGATTCTCGGCCCGGACGGCCCGAGCCTCGGCGGTTTTGTCTGTCCGGTGACCATTATCGAAGCGGATTTACCGGCCGTCGGCCAACTGAAAGCGGGCGATAAAGTGCGTTTTATCCCGGTGGATATCGCCACTGCGCGCCGTCTGGCGCAGGCGCAGGAAGCGCAAATCGCCAGCCTCACACCGCAGGAGGTGGTATGGCAACCCGTGGCGTTGGCTTCGCCGATCGTCCTGAACTGCGGCGAGGCGGATAAGCGCCTGGTGGCGCGGCTTTCCGGCGATACGCATCTGCTGCTGGAGATCGGCGAGCCGGAGCTGGATCTGGTGCTGCGTTTTCGCGCCCACGCCTTAATGCAGGCGCTGGAAGCCCTGGCGCTGCCGGGGGTAATCGATCTGACGCCGGGCATTCGCTCGCTGCAAATTCACTACCAGCCGGAAGCGCTGGGGCTGGCGCAACTGCTGGAGACGGTGGCCGGGTTGTGGCAGGGCGTGTGTGAGCGCCAGGATCTGGATGTGCCGTCGCGCATTGTCTGGCTGCCACTCTCGTGGGACGACCCGGCGTGCCAGAAAGCCATCGACAAATATATGACCACCGTGCGCCGCGATGCGCCGTGGTGCCCGAGCAACCTGGAATTTATCCGCCGCATTAACGATCTGGCGAATATCGATGAAGTCTACAAAACGGTGTTTGACGCCAGCTATCTGGTGATGGGGCTGGGCGATGTCTACCTTGGCGCGCCGGTGGCGACACCGCTCGATCCGCGCCACCGTCTGGTGACCACCAAGTACAACCCGGCGCGCACCTGGACGGCGGAAAACTCGGTCGGCATTGGCGGTGCGTACCTTTGCGTGTATGGCATGGAAGGGCCGGGCGGCTACCAGTTTGTCGGGCGGACGCTGCAAATGTGGAATCGCTACCATACCGTGGCGGATTTTGCCGGTAAGCCATGGCTGCTGCGCTTCTTCGATCAGATCCGTTTTTATCCGGTGTCTGCCGATGAATTGTTAACCATTCGTCGCGACTTCCCGCTCGGGCGTTATCCGCTGCGCATTGAGCACACCACGCTGAAGCTGGCGGAGTATCAGCAGTTTCTCGCCGATGAAGCGCAAAGTATTGCTGCTTTCCGTGCGCAACAGCAGGGCGCTTTCGCCGCCGAACGCGATCGCTGGATCGCCAGCGGCCAGGCGCATTTCGACAGCAGTGAAGCGCTGGCGGAAGAGGGCGAAGATGCACCGTTACAGCCGGGGCAACAGGGCATCGACAGCCCGATCTCCGGCAACTTGTGGCAGGTGAATGTCACGCCGGGCAGCCAGGTTCGCGCAGGCGATGTGCTGGTGGTGCTGGAGTCGATGAAGATGGAGATCCCGCTGCTTGCCGCCCACGATGGTGTGGTAAGCCAGGTGCGCGTGCAGCCGGGCAGTTCGGTGCGTGCAGGTCAATGTGTGGTGGTTCTGGAGAAAACAGCATGA
- a CDS encoding urea amidolyase associated protein UAAP2 has product MTVASEKQAQHAVFRHVIPAGEPYLFEVKKGQTLRLLDLEGNQAIDTLFYNAQNPRERYDAQRTLRRQNNAYLTSGSVLYSNLGNPLLTIVADTCGRHDTLGGACAQESNTVRYALDKRHMHSCRDNFLCACLHDGRLQKRDIGANINFFMNVPVTPQGGLTFEDGISAPGKYVELRAECDVIVLISNCPQLNNPCNGWNPTPAEVLVWN; this is encoded by the coding sequence ATGACAGTTGCCAGCGAAAAACAAGCCCAACATGCCGTTTTCCGCCATGTGATCCCGGCGGGTGAACCGTATCTGTTTGAAGTGAAAAAAGGTCAGACACTGCGTTTGCTGGATCTGGAAGGAAATCAGGCCATTGATACGCTGTTCTACAATGCGCAGAACCCGCGTGAACGCTACGATGCCCAGCGCACGCTGCGTCGGCAGAACAACGCCTATCTCACCAGCGGCAGCGTGCTGTACTCCAACCTTGGCAACCCGCTGCTGACCATTGTCGCCGATACCTGTGGCCGCCACGACACCCTTGGCGGCGCCTGCGCGCAGGAGAGCAACACCGTGCGTTATGCGCTGGATAAACGGCACATGCACAGTTGCCGCGATAACTTCCTCTGCGCCTGCCTGCACGATGGCCGCCTGCAAAAGCGCGACATTGGCGCAAACATCAACTTCTTTATGAACGTGCCGGTAACGCCACAGGGCGGGCTGACGTTTGAAGATGGCATCTCCGCGCCGGGGAAATATGTTGAACTGCGCGCCGAGTGTGATGTGATTGTACTGATCTCTAACTGCCCACAGCTCAACAACCCGTGCAATGGCTGGAATCCGACGCCTGCGGAGGTGCTGGTATGGAATTGA
- a CDS encoding urea amidolyase associated protein UAAP1 yields MNPTSVLRDEILPGGGHLSFILKRGQILRMTDIEGGANVSLMMLNAHEKSERLNLPDTLKGQHTARLTAGHCFYSDMGRVLAGITADTSGWHDPFGGVLNAAEVAEKYGQGRYQELRNGFFRNGADNLLVEMGKWDLNLEDLLMVVNFFSKVSVDDHGQFTFHSGHSQPGSYVELFAPMDVLVVLTALQHPMDPSREYAPRPVQLSWRQADDEQAMINALLTRPENSRAFTNTQLFAL; encoded by the coding sequence GTGAATCCAACTTCTGTTCTTCGTGACGAGATCCTGCCTGGCGGCGGCCATCTCTCTTTTATCCTCAAACGCGGGCAGATCCTGCGCATGACCGACATCGAAGGCGGCGCAAACGTCAGCCTGATGATGCTCAACGCCCATGAAAAAAGTGAGCGTCTGAACCTGCCGGATACCCTGAAAGGCCAGCACACCGCGCGCCTGACGGCCGGGCACTGTTTCTACTCGGATATGGGGCGCGTGCTGGCGGGCATCACCGCTGATACCAGCGGCTGGCACGATCCCTTTGGCGGCGTACTGAACGCGGCCGAAGTGGCGGAAAAGTACGGCCAGGGGCGCTACCAGGAGCTGCGTAACGGCTTTTTCCGCAACGGTGCGGATAACCTGCTGGTGGAGATGGGCAAGTGGGATCTCAACCTCGAAGATCTGCTGATGGTGGTTAACTTCTTCAGCAAAGTGTCGGTTGATGACCACGGCCAGTTCACCTTCCACAGTGGCCATTCTCAGCCGGGAAGCTATGTTGAACTGTTTGCGCCGATGGATGTGCTGGTGGTGCTGACCGCGCTGCAACATCCGATGGACCCTTCCCGCGAGTATGCGCCGCGCCCGGTACAACTGAGCTGGCGGCAGGCCGACGATGAGCAGGCGATGATCAACGCCCTGCTGACGCGCCCGGAAAACAGCCGTGCCTTCACCAATACCCAACTTTTCGCCCTGTAA
- a CDS encoding ABC transporter ATP-binding protein yields MSFITIDNIWQEYGDHVVLERLNLQVKEGEFCSMVGASGCGKSTFLRLLLGQEKPSRGVITLEGKPLSAEPDSSRGVVFQRYSVFPHLTVLDNVAIGLELPQSPFFGRFFGAKKRAAREQARELLEKVGLGHALKKYPAQLSGGMQQRLAIAQAFIMQPRVLLLDEPFGALDPGIRKEMHTLLLQLWSETRMTVFMVTHDLSEGFNLGTRLLVFDKVRIDPQAPNAYGARITYDIPLNETRLSAMSGAKPDNVYALRR; encoded by the coding sequence ATGAGCTTTATCACTATCGACAATATCTGGCAGGAGTACGGCGACCACGTGGTGCTGGAGCGCCTGAACTTGCAGGTGAAAGAGGGGGAGTTTTGCTCGATGGTCGGCGCGTCCGGCTGCGGCAAATCAACCTTTCTGCGCCTGCTGCTCGGCCAGGAAAAACCGAGCCGCGGCGTCATCACGCTGGAGGGAAAACCGCTGAGCGCCGAACCGGACAGCAGCCGTGGCGTGGTGTTTCAGCGCTACTCGGTGTTCCCGCACCTCACGGTGCTGGATAACGTCGCCATTGGCCTCGAACTGCCGCAATCTCCGTTTTTTGGGCGGTTCTTTGGCGCGAAAAAACGCGCCGCCCGCGAGCAGGCCAGAGAATTGCTGGAAAAAGTCGGTCTTGGTCACGCGCTGAAGAAATATCCGGCGCAGCTCTCCGGCGGTATGCAACAGCGTTTAGCCATCGCTCAGGCTTTTATTATGCAACCGCGCGTCCTGCTGCTGGATGAGCCGTTTGGCGCGCTTGACCCCGGTATCCGTAAAGAGATGCATACGCTGCTGCTGCAACTGTGGAGTGAAACCCGCATGACGGTCTTTATGGTGACCCACGATCTTTCGGAAGGCTTCAACCTCGGCACCCGCCTGCTGGTGTTCGACAAGGTGCGTATTGATCCGCAGGCACCCAACGCTTACGGCGCACGCATCACCTATGACATCCCGCTCAACGAAACGCGGCTCTCCGCGATGAGCGGCGCGAAGCCCGATAACGTCTACGCATTAAGGAGATAA
- a CDS encoding ABC transporter permease → MRQINRHPTSGMRTLLILLPFVLLLAAYFMGSAVRLEANPQDKLLPGLQQMLDALSRMAFTPDKRSGEYLFWMDTLVSLGRLLMGLAIASVIGLCIGITAGVFPLWRASLSPLMTVLSMIPPLAILPVLFIVFGLDELSKVMLIVIGITPMLARDLEQRACEIPAEILIKAQTLGANSWTLVLRVVLPQLLSRLLMSLRLLLGSAWLFLISAEAISSTAGLGYRIFLVRRYMAMDVIIPYVLWITLLAWLMDLALRQLHKTCFPWAEGGKA, encoded by the coding sequence ATGCGACAAATTAATCGCCATCCCACCTCTGGCATGCGGACGCTGCTGATCCTGCTGCCTTTCGTCCTGCTGCTGGCCGCCTATTTTATGGGCTCAGCAGTACGGCTGGAGGCCAATCCACAGGACAAGCTGCTGCCCGGTCTGCAACAGATGCTGGATGCACTTTCACGGATGGCGTTTACCCCGGATAAACGCAGCGGCGAATACCTGTTCTGGATGGACACGCTGGTGAGCCTCGGCCGCTTGCTGATGGGCCTTGCTATCGCCTCGGTGATTGGTCTGTGCATTGGCATCACCGCCGGCGTTTTCCCGCTGTGGCGGGCGTCGTTGTCGCCGCTGATGACGGTGCTGTCGATGATCCCGCCGCTGGCGATTTTACCGGTGTTGTTTATCGTTTTTGGCCTCGATGAGCTGTCGAAAGTGATGCTGATTGTCATTGGCATCACGCCGATGCTGGCCCGCGATCTGGAGCAGCGCGCCTGCGAAATCCCGGCGGAGATCCTGATCAAAGCGCAAACCCTCGGCGCCAATAGCTGGACGCTGGTGCTGCGGGTGGTGTTGCCGCAGTTGCTGTCGCGCCTGCTGATGTCGCTGCGTCTGCTACTGGGTTCGGCGTGGCTGTTTCTCATCTCGGCAGAGGCGATTTCCTCAACCGCCGGGCTGGGCTACCGCATTTTCCTTGTGCGTCGCTATATGGCGATGGACGTCATTATCCCGTACGTCTTGTGGATCACGTTGCTGGCGTGGCTGATGGATCTGGCGCTGCGTCAGTTACACAAAACCTGTTTTCCCTGGGCGGAAGGAGGGAAGGCATGA